Proteins from one Juglans microcarpa x Juglans regia isolate MS1-56 chromosome 6S, Jm3101_v1.0, whole genome shotgun sequence genomic window:
- the LOC121237757 gene encoding 60S ribosomal protein L27a-3, translating into MTTRFKKNRKKRGHVSAGHGRIGKHRKHPGGRGNAGGMHHHRILFDKYHPGYFGKVGMRYFHKLRNKFYCPIVNVDKLWSLVPQEAKDKATKDSVPLVDVTQFGFFKVLGKGVLPENQPFVVKAKLVSKIAEKKIKEAGGAVVLTA; encoded by the coding sequence ATGACGACCCGTTTCAAGAAGAACCGGAAGAAGCGCGGGCACGTGAGTGCTGGGCACGGTCGTATCGGTAAGCACAGGAAGCACCCTGGAGGTAGGGGAAACGCCGGAGGGATGCACCACCACCGCATCCTCTTCGACAAGTACCATCCGGGGTACTTCGGCAAGGTCGGCATGAGGTATTTCCACAAGCTGCGCAACAAGTTCTACTGCCCAATCGTCAACGTCGACAAGCTCTGGTCGCTTGTGCCCCAGGAGGCCAAGGACAAGGCCACCAAGGACAGCGTGCCTTTGGTCGACGTCACCCAGTTCGGCTTCTTTAAAGTACTCGGAAAGGGAGTCTTGCCCGAGAACCAGCCCTTCGTTGTCAAGGCCAAACTCGTCTCCAAGATCGCCgagaagaagatcaaggaggccgGTGGGGCCGTGGTTCTCACTGCTTAG
- the LOC121237275 gene encoding DEAD-box ATP-dependent RNA helicase 20, producing MNHYDHRYGDPTSYRERRSDLIGPPPPVSQPLAGGYGRGGPVPYGVPPPPVYGRGGGGSAPPGAGNFNGYPPFQPPVARFEIGRGGGNTTSGHAGAGDRRVGNVGRGGSGGRGFDSGRGGRVGISRGGRDLGGSDGVGRIGNRSFGGGRGGSAGFSSGRGGGRGFEGRGGGRGGIHGGRGFRGDLDNIALPKQDFGNLVPFEKNFYIESPSVRAMSEQEAMVYRARRDITVEGRDVPKPIRMFQEANFPDYCLDVIAKLGFVEPTAIQAQGWPMALKGRDLIGIAETGSGKTLAYLLPALVHVSAQPRLVQGEGPIVLVLAPTRELAVQIQEEAVKFSSRANIRSTCIYGGAPKGPQIRDLKRGVEIVIATPGRLIDMLEAQHTNLRRVSYLVLDEADRMLDMGFEPQIRKIVAQIRPDRQTLYWSATWPREVETLARQFLRNAYKVIIGSPDLKANQSIVQVVEVVMEGEKYNRLIKLLKEMMDGSRILIFMETKKGCDQVTRQLRMDGWPALSIHGDKSQVERDWVLAEFKSGRSPIMTATDVAARGLDVKDIKCVINYDFPSSLEDYVHRIGRTGRAGAKGTAFTFFTHANAKYARELTKILQEAGQVASPTLSALARSAGSGLGGSGGNFRSRGRGGYGNRALISGSNTIPIGAKRAW from the exons ATGAATCACTACGACCACCGGTACGGCGATCCGACCTCCTATCGCGAGCGTCGTAG TGACCTAATCGGCCCACCTCCTCCTGTGAGTCAGCCACTGGCAGGCGGTTATGGCCGCGGTGGACCTGTTCCGTACGGAGTCCCACCTCCTCCGGTCTATGGAAGAGGTGGGGGAGGATCAGCACCACCCGGCGCCGGTAATTTCAATGGGTACCCGCCGTTTCAGCCTCCCGTTGCCCGATTCGAAATCGGCCGAGGCGGTGGAAATACGACGAGTGGACATGCTGGAGCTGGTGATAGGAGAGTAGGGAACGTAGGCCGTGGTGGTAGTGGTGGAAGAGGCTTTGATTCGGGTCGTGGTGGCAGAGTTGGTATAAGCCGTGGTGGTCGTGATCTGGGTGGTTCTGATGGAGTGGGCCGGATTGGGAATAGGAGCTTTGGTGGAGGTCGTGGTGGGAGTGCCGGCTTTAGCAGTGGGCGAGGTGGTGGGAGGGGATTTGAGGGGCGAGGTGGTGGAAGGGGAGGTATACATGGGGGTAGGGGTTTCAGAGGGGACTTGGACAACATTGCTTTGCCCAAGCAGGATTTTGGGAATTTGGTCCCTTTCGAGAAGAATTTTTACATTGAGAGTCCTTCTGTGCGGGCGATGAGTGAGCAGGAAGCTATGGTTTATCGGGCTAGGCGGGATATTACGGTTGAAGGGCGTGATGTGCCAAAGCCAATTAGGATGTTTCAGGAAGCTAATTTCCCTG ATTATTGCCTGGATGTGATCGCAAAACTGGGTTTTGTTGAGCCAACAGCAATTCAGGCTCAAGGATGGCCAATGGCTCTTAAGGGTAGGGATTTAATTGGTATTGCTGAGACTGGTTCTGGTAAGACTTTGGCATATCTGCTTCCTGCTTTGGTCCATGTTAGTGCACAGCCTCGATTGG TACAAGGTGAAGGTCCCATTGTATTGGTGTTAGCACCTACTAGAGAGCTAGCAGTTCAGATTCAAGAAGAAGCTGTGAAATTTTCTTCACGTGCTAATATTAGAAGTACTTGCATATATGGTGGTGCTCCTAAAGGACCTCAAATCCGTGACCTTAAAAGAG GAGTGGAGATTGTCATTGCTACACCTGGTAGACTGATAGATATGTTGGAGGCCCAACACACAAACTTGCGAAGAGTGAGTTACCTTGTGTTGGATGAGGCCGATCGAATGTTGGACATGGGATTTGAGCCTCAAATTAGGAAAATTGTAGCCCAG ATCAGGCCAGATAGACAGACATTGTATTGGAGTGCCACATGGCCAAGGGAGGTTGAAACTCTAGCAAGGCAGTTTTTACGCAATGCATATAAG GTAATTATTGGATCACCGGATCTGAAAGCAAACCAATCTATAGTTCAAGTTGTTGAAGTTGTgatggagggagagaaataTAACAG GCTGATCAAACTGCTTAAAGAAATGATGGATGGGAGCCGAATTCTGATATTTATGGAGACAAAAAAAGGATGTGACCAAGTTACAAGGCAATTGAGAATGGATGGATGGCCAGCTCTATCCATTCATGGTGATAAAAGCCAGGTTGAAAGGGACTGGGTTCTTGCTGAGTTTAAAAGTGGCAGAAGTCCTATAATGACTGCCACTGATGTTGCTGCCCGGGGTCTTG ATGTGAAAGACATAAAATGTGTGATCAATTATGATTTTCCATCAAGTCTCGAAGATTACGTCCACAGGATTGGCCGAACTGGTCGTGCAGGTGCAAAAGGGACTGCCTTCACCTTCTTCACACATGCAAATGCAAAGTATGCTAGGGAACTGACCAAGATCTTGCAAGAAGCAGGGCAGGTTGCAAGTCCCACATTGTCTGCCTTAGCCCGCTCAGCTGGCTCTGGTCTGGGAG gaTCTGGGGGTAACTTCCGCTCCAGAGGACGAGGAGGGTATGGAAATCGAGCACTAATTTCAGGCTCTAATACTATTCCTATTGGTGCAAAGAGAGCTTGGTAG